GTACATAAGATCATATGTGTCCATTGACCTTTTTgttctaggttccacaaatgaggtAAAACGTGACTTTTTTTGTACTGTGCTTGGCTTACTTCCTTAACATGAACATCCCacttacctacaaacaacataatttcattttctttatggatgagtaacactccattgtttatatatacaaCAATCTCTTCATCTACTCATCAATgatagggcatctgggttattttcaaatcttggctgctgtgaatagAGCTTCAATAAGTATGAATGTGCAGTTAGTGCTATTacatcctgacttacattcctttaggtttCTGCCCAGGAGTAGTATTGCTAGATTGTAAGATGGCTCTATTTTAGGTTTTTGCAGagtctccatattgctttctataGTGCTTGAACTAATTCACACTCCCAGAAGTGGTTGATAAGTTTCCCtttgccccacatcctcaccagtgcctgttttttgtgttattgataatagccattataacaagagtgaggtgaaatctcagtgtggttttgactaGTGTTCTTTTTATGGttaggatgttgagcattttaactgacacattaaaaaataaacatgctgATGGCATACCATGTGATATTTAATTAAATGAACAGATTGTAAGGTGTCCAAGTCTATCTATGTTTTCAAAAATGTATCATTCATTTAAggtgaaaaattcaaaattttcttttatgtcttaATGTTGTGAATTCCCTTATCTATTTATATGCTTTATTCATAAAGGTCTGTGAGGACTTTTATATCTCAGTAATGTACACCCATTGCCTACACAGTGCTAAGAACAAGGATGTATCTCAATTTACATTATTCAAATACATGATAGAATTGTGTAACAAAACTTTGGAATatacagtattttaaagaaagtatagACATGATAGGAATTACTAACTAGAGAGGCCATCAGTGGTGTCCTACAGGGGATCAGGCACAAAAAGTGTTGtcatatagtttttcttttttctgaaagtcACATACAACACATGGAACCAAAAAATTATACACAAGTTTCAGAATTTATTCTTCTGGGATTTTCAGAACATGAACTTCTACAGCCTCTCTTCTATGGActgttcctgtccatgtacctggCCACTGTCcttgggaacctgctcatcatcctggccACCATCTCAGACtcccacctgcacacacccatgtacttcttcctgtcTAACCTGTCCTTTGCAGACATCTGTATAACCTCCACCACTgtcccaaagatgctggtgaatATCCAGACACACAGCAAGGTCATAACATATGAAGGCTGCATGACccagatttatttttttgttttatttgtggtgtTGGACAACTTTCTCCtggctgtgatggcctatgaccgttTTGTAGCTATCTGTCACCCCTTGCATTATACAGTCATCATGAACCATCACCTCTGTGTGTTATTGGTTATGTTGTCTTGGATCACAAGTGTTCTGGATGGAGTATTACAAAACTTCGTGGCATTGCAGCTGTCCTTCTGTACAGAGGTGGAAATCCCTCattttttctgtgaacctaatcAATTAAGTCAACTTGCCTGTTCTGATACATTTCTTAATGACATGGTGACATACATTACAGCTATGCTGCTGGCTGTTTGTCCCCTCAGTGGCATCGTTTATTCCTACTCCAAGATCGTGTCATCCATCTCTGCCATCTCCTCAGCTAAGGGGAAATACAAGGCATTTTCCACATGTGTGTCTCACCTCCTGGTTGTCTCCTTATTTTACTGCACTAGCCTAGGAGTGTACCTCACTTCTGCCATGACCCAAAACCAACACTCAACGGCAAGAGCATCAGTGATGTACACTGTGGTCACCCCTTTGatgaaccccttcatctacagcctgaggaataaAGAAATCAAGAGGTCTTTGAAAGCACTCTTTgagaaagaagatataaaagtTGTCTTTGCTTTTGGTTTAAAAAAGCACTGTTGAGCACAAGAATGGAGCCCTTGGAACATGAAATTACTATGTTTTGATCTGATGTTCCTTTTATTTAATTACTGTTTCTTTGATTTCAACTTCtctataaaatgaaagtaattgAGTTTATAAAAATTCTGCTTCTTCTGATATCAAAATAAGGTCAGTTTATGAAACTGGTACTTTctcagttatttaaaatattgaatagcTTGGCTTAAGTCTATAATTCTatctacatgggaggtggagattagtaTTGTGGTTCAAGGGCAGTCCAGGCAACCTGTTTCAagtccccatctcaaacaatCGCTGGATGGAATGGAGTTCGGCAGTTACCCCAgctagaaaggaaaaacaaatagcaGGATGTGATCCAGGCAAAAACTGAGATCCTATTTCATaagtaaccaatgcaaaaagggcctATGGAAAGTCTGAATTGGTAGTgcacctacctagaaagtgtAAGATGATAAGTTCAACCCCCCAGAACTGCCAAGAAACAATCACAGTTTGGAATATCAGAAATTCTCAATGTGCTAAACATTTATCTTCAGATTTTATTCCCAAGTGCCTTAGGTCACACTTAGTTatgtttctttattgtttctcAAGGTCATACTCATTCCTGACACTACTCCTATGGGGAAAAAACATACTTAGCTGCTTAAACTGTTAATCCATTTTCATACCAGAGAACATTCTGACTGCATAATTGAGCACTATAAGTCCATCATTACTGCAAGCTTCAGTATGTCAATTGCTTCTCCTGATAAAGTAGGTTTTAAGAGATCAGTGTGTTTCCTTGGTCTCATTTGAaggattatattttcttattcagCCTGGTGCCCACAGAATGTACCACAGTCGCCAGTAAAAGATGGTTATCAAATATGTAACACCGTGTGAAGTCTAAGTGtaagatgttttgaaatatgagaTGGATTTATTTGGTCTTAGAATGTGAACTTTACATAAGATGAGTTCAATGCTGACATTAAACATTGAGCAACTGTAGaagatatttctttttcatactgTAAATATAAGCATTTTGGTATGTAAGAATACTGTTCAGTGTAAGGGGATTTACTCACTGAGGATTTGTTCACctgttttgtaaattttattattgAATCCTCCCTCTGGTTCCACTGGAAAACTTCAAATGCTCCCTACAACTATGATTCCTTCCATTGctctaaattaaatatttatttttctaaattggaTCATAGCCATTAATGTGGGAGTAGATGAACAACATTAATATCATCCATTAGATAGCTCTTTCATGCTCACAGATTATTTAAATGTTATGATCAAAGAAtttacaggaagctcaaaaaataaattcacaaacaATCAGCatacaaatgaaataaatgagaaaataacctgacagaattttttttcaaatgagaattCCAAAGTGCTGAAAATCACATACAGAAATGCTCATtgtctctggccataaagaaatgcatatAAAAGCCACATCAAGATTCCACCacggagaattccaagatggcggctagaagtaggaagcagaaagcgaccctcctatagtgaaaacttggagagacgctggagacacactttgcagacataatc
The sequence above is drawn from the Castor canadensis chromosome 14, mCasCan1.hap1v2, whole genome shotgun sequence genome and encodes:
- the LOC141416533 gene encoding olfactory receptor 7A40-like; this encodes MEPKNYTQVSEFILLGFSEHELLQPLFYGLFLSMYLATVLGNLLIILATISDSHLHTPMYFFLSNLSFADICITSTTVPKMLVNIQTHSKVITYEGCMTQIYFFVLFVVLDNFLLAVMAYDRFVAICHPLHYTVIMNHHLCVLLVMLSWITSVLDGVLQNFVALQLSFCTEVEIPHFFCEPNQLSQLACSDTFLNDMVTYITAMLLAVCPLSGIVYSYSKIVSSISAISSAKGKYKAFSTCVSHLLVVSLFYCTSLGVYLTSAMTQNQHSTARASVMYTVVTPLMNPFIYSLRNKEIKRSLKALFEKEDIKVVFAFGLKKHC